The nucleotide window AGTGCCGCTGCTGAAGCCGGCCTGAGCCGGGGCGACGTTCTCCAGACCATCGGGGGACAGGCCTACACCTACGAGCGCCTGCGGACCGCCCGCCTGGGGGATCAGGCCACGTCGCTGGGAGTGGACCGCCAGGGTCGGCGCCTGGAACTGACGATTACGCCCCGCGAGAGCAGCACCCGTGATCTGCCGCGCCTGACCTATGCCGGGCCACAGGGCAAGGTGGCGGTGCTGCGCATCCCGACCTTCCTGACCGGGGGCGGCGTGGCCCAGACGGTGCACAACCTCGTGGGACAGGCACAGACACGCGGCGCCACCGGAATGATCGTGGACCTACGCGGCAACGGCGGCGGCAGTCTCAGTGAGTGCGACAGCGCCGTGAGCGCCTTTGTACCGGACTTCGTGCGGGTGGCGCGCACGAGCGACGGTGACGTGCAGACTCGCGTGAGCCGCGGCCTGCGCCTCGAAGACGGACAGGCCCAGGGCGGCGTGCGCAACCCCAAACTGTGGACCGGCCCGCTGGCGGTACTGGTGGACAAGTCCAGTGCCTCGTGCAGCGAGTTCTTCGCCTATGAGATCCAGTACGCCGGGCGCGGCCCGGTCATCGGGGAGGACACGGCTGGGGTGGGCAACACGGCCACCCGCGTCTTCCCTCTGCCCGAGGACGCAGCGCTGCAGCTGACCATCACCAACTACGTCAAGGCCAACGGCGCGCCCTACCCAGTGCGCGTCACGCCCGACCAGCCAGTCACCCAGACCGAGGAGACCATCCGGCGGCTGACGCAGGGCGTGGACCAACTGCTCGACAGCGGCGTGCGTGCCCTGAGCGCCGCGCCCACCCTGTCCAGCGACCGCGCGCGCAACTGAACTCCGGAGGCGGGTAAAGAGAGCGGCCGGCGCCTCTGGGAGGCCAGCCGCTCTCTTGATGTTTTTGCCCTCAATCGGCAGCAGCCTGGGCCTGCTCACGGGTGGGCATGTCCCGCAGGGCCCAGCGCAGTCCCACGGCCGTGAGCAGCCCGATGGCGAGCAGCGTGAGCCAGGGCAGCAGGGTAAAGTCGAGGCGGCTCCCGGCGTCGATCAGGAGACCGCCCAGAAAGTTACCCAGTGCTCCCCCCACTCCCAGACTGATGGCCGAGAAGCCGAAGTAGCTGCCCGTGAGTCCCTCAGGCGCGAGGCGGGCTGTGAGGGTCTGCTGCATGGGGTACACGAGCATGGTGCCCAGGCTGTAGAGGGCCACACAGGCCAGCAGTTGCCCGAAGGTGACCGCCAAGCCCATGAGGCCCAGCGAGACGGCCACGCTGAGGACCGCAGCGACCAGGACCACCCGTGCCCGCAGATGTCGCTCGACGAGCCGCAGCAGCGGGTATTGCAGCGCCACGGCCAGCCCCGCCGAGAGACCGTAGAGGGGTCCCGTGGCGCCGGGACCGGCCAGGTCGACTGCCTTGAGAGTCACCGCCACGTTGAGCTGCGTGCTGAGCAGAAAGTACCCGCACAGCACGAACGTGAAACGCCGGAAGGCCCGGTCGTGCAGGGCCACTCCCAGTCCGGCCAGGGCGCGGTCGCCCGCGCGCGGGGTGGGGCGCACGTGCGGCAGGGTGATTGCCAGGACCACCAGCGCGAAGATGTAGGCGCTGCTGGCGATCAGGGCGGCGCGCTGGAAGCCCAGGGTGATGAGCCAGGCGCCCAGCAGCGGCCCCGTGACCATGCCGAGGTTGCCGGCGATGCTGATGAGGCCGAACATCCGCGCGCGGAACTCCGGCGGGGTGACGGCCGTGATGGCTGCGCTCTTGGGAGCGTCGAACAGGCCGCCGCCGATGCCGGCCAGCAGCGAGGCCGCCAGCAGCTCAGGCAGCGTGCCGGAGAAGGCCATCCACGCGAAACCCAGCGTGCGGATCAGGCACCCGGCCAGGATGAGCGGCTTGGGGCCGAGGCGGTCGGCCCAGGCCCCTCCGAAGACGGTCAGCCCCTGCTGCGTGAGCTGACGCAGGCCCAGCACCAGCCCCACGCTGGCTGCGGCCCAGGCCAGGCCGTCCACAAAATGCACCGTGATGAGGGGGATGACGAGAAAAAAACCTCCCCACATCAGGAAGGTGACGCCGATCAGGCCCAGCTGGGCGGGGGACAGGCGCAAGCGGGCGGCGGCGGGAGCAGACACGTTGCCGAGGCTACACCCGCGCCTCCGGGGGGTGGCCGGCTGGACCGGACTGCTTGGACCTCCCGAACGGCGTCTAGGCTGACGCCGAGGTGAGAAGAATGGGCCGCCCGCCTGAAGTCGGGCGCCATCCGCGCGCGCCGCCCTGCTGCCAGCATGAGGCTCATGAAACAGATTGCCCAGCGGAGCCGCCCGGCTCCCCGTTTCGCCCTCGGCGCCGCGCTGACCGGTGCCGCCCTGCTGCTGGCCTCCTGCGGCGGCACCATGGCCGGGCCCGGCACCGAGGACACTCAGCCCATCATCTTGCCTGGGGAACAGCTCGGACGGATTCCGGGGCAGATCACGCCCTTCACGGTGGGCCAGGCCGCGTCCGTGAAGCCAGAGGAACTGAATGAGAGCGCTCCAGTCTCGGCGACGGGCAGTTTTGACCTGGGTCTTCCTACCGTGACGAGTATGACGGCGAAGTACAGCGACTTGCTGTTCAACGCTACTGATGTATTTGGAGCCTGTTCGAATGTCACCACCACTGCGCCGGATAGCCTGAGGCTGTACCCCATCGCCACCCTGAAGACCGACACCGGTCAGCCCCTGACCGCCAACGCATCGGGCAGCACGACGGCCAAGAACTGGTGGTTCGCCAGCCAGGACGCTTCCTACACCTTTCAGGGCGAGTGCATTGGGCTGGGAACCGTGAACGCCACGTTCAATCTCAAACTCGGCTGGAATGTCTTGGACGTCAACTATGGTGGGACGGTCACCAGCTACACCCAGGTTGACGCCCCGACAGCCCCGGTCGAGTGGCGGACCGGCGGTCTGGGCTCGCAGCGCCTCAACAACGCACTGGAACCCTGGAAGAACTCGGCCGCCTACCGCGCGCGTCAGTAGGGAACGATAAGCGAACACCCCCACAGGAGTGTGGGGGTGTTGCTGGTCTGGCTCGGGAGGTAGGGGTCGAACCTACGACCATTCGATTAACAGTCGAACGCTCTACCACTGAGCTACTCCCGAATACAGGTGGTATGCGGCCGTTTCCGGCGCGAGAGGGATAGTAGCATGGTGTTCCGAAGTCTTGCAAGTCCTGACCGCGTGAGGTCTGGCCGGCCCGCTCAGGCCTCGGCGCCGCCGGGCATGATGGCGCCGGGCGTCACACCCAGGCGGCGCAGCGCCTCGGCCCAGCGGTCTTCGGCGGGCACGTCCCACAGCAGTTCCGGCGTGTCCTGCTCCACCCAGACCCAGGCTCCGGCCCGGGCTTCTTCGGTCAGTTGGCCGGCGCGCCAGCCCGCGTAGCCCAGCACGAGCATGTAGCGCTGGCCGCTCGCCATTACGGCGCGCAGGACGTCGAGGCTGCTCGTGACGTTCAGGCCGTCCAGCAGCCGCATCTCACCGTCCAGGCCCAGGGGGTCGGGATAGAGGCACCAGCCCAGCGAGGGGTCCACCGGGCCGCCCATCCAGGCCGGAATGTCCTGTCCCGGGGCGTCCGGCATGAGTTCGCTGACGGTCTGCGGGGCCGGCGCGTTGACGATCAATCCCATCGCACCTCCCAGATCGTGCTCCAGCAAGAGAATGACCGTCCCCCCGAACACGGCTCCGTGCAGGTGGGGACTGGCGACCAGAAACGTCAGCGCGCGGCCCATCAGGTCTCAGCCTAGCGGGCCGGGCGGCGCGGGAGTAGAGGCCGTGGCCTTCATGCGGCGCCCGGTGTCCATCCGCATGAGATCAGGCGCCACCGGACGCTGGCCCTGAAGCACCACAGAAAAACCCCCACCGCAGGGGTGGGGGCAGGAAAGGGAAGAAGGACTCAGGCGCTCGCGCCGGTCCGGCGGCCGCCCCGGCGCTTGGGCGCCTCGGTGT belongs to Deinococcus sp. Leaf326 and includes:
- a CDS encoding MFS transporter; this encodes MSAPAAARLRLSPAQLGLIGVTFLMWGGFFLVIPLITVHFVDGLAWAAASVGLVLGLRQLTQQGLTVFGGAWADRLGPKPLILAGCLIRTLGFAWMAFSGTLPELLAASLLAGIGGGLFDAPKSAAITAVTPPEFRARMFGLISIAGNLGMVTGPLLGAWLITLGFQRAALIASSAYIFALVVLAITLPHVRPTPRAGDRALAGLGVALHDRAFRRFTFVLCGYFLLSTQLNVAVTLKAVDLAGPGATGPLYGLSAGLAVALQYPLLRLVERHLRARVVLVAAVLSVAVSLGLMGLAVTFGQLLACVALYSLGTMLVYPMQQTLTARLAPEGLTGSYFGFSAISLGVGGALGNFLGGLLIDAGSRLDFTLLPWLTLLAIGLLTAVGLRWALRDMPTREQAQAAAD
- a CDS encoding S41 family peptidase, producing MKPAPRRSAARAPRFRFSGTRLLGAALLGTALLAAPAATAKTAATAPAQVLFDRVNQLVQDRYGGLSTVDRAALRSEYQLRLDAVCAPEPQTCASAKAYPVVQAEITALGDEHSFFQTPDDFGDFVASATGGNRKQFGVKLARLDGENRVVLEVVPDSAAAEAGLSRGDVLQTIGGQAYTYERLRTARLGDQATSLGVDRQGRRLELTITPRESSTRDLPRLTYAGPQGKVAVLRIPTFLTGGGVAQTVHNLVGQAQTRGATGMIVDLRGNGGGSLSECDSAVSAFVPDFVRVARTSDGDVQTRVSRGLRLEDGQAQGGVRNPKLWTGPLAVLVDKSSASCSEFFAYEIQYAGRGPVIGEDTAGVGNTATRVFPLPEDAALQLTITNYVKANGAPYPVRVTPDQPVTQTEETIRRLTQGVDQLLDSGVRALSAAPTLSSDRARN
- a CDS encoding YqgE/AlgH family protein, which gives rise to MGRALTFLVASPHLHGAVFGGTVILLLEHDLGGAMGLIVNAPAPQTVSELMPDAPGQDIPAWMGGPVDPSLGWCLYPDPLGLDGEMRLLDGLNVTSSLDVLRAVMASGQRYMLVLGYAGWRAGQLTEEARAGAWVWVEQDTPELLWDVPAEDRWAEALRRLGVTPGAIMPGGAEA